The following is a genomic window from Prevotella sp. E13-17.
AGTCTGTGCATACACTTCAGGAGATAGAGCTATTGAAGTCTCGCTTCCCTGATAAGATCATACAATATAGTGCATATCTGGATGGTCGAATCATAGGGGGTATCACTTTCTACGTAATGGGACATGTTCTGCATGGCCAATATAGCGGGACAACTGATGAGGGAAAACGCCTTGGTGCCATGGAGGCAATCTATGAACAGGTTATGTATCATGACTATCAAGATTTGAAATATCTCGATTTTGGCACTTCTAACGAACAGGGCGGACTGGTTCTGAACGAAGGACTAATTGCTCATAAGGAGGGATATGGCGGACGTACTGTGATGTACGATACGTATGAATGGATACTTTAATACTTAATAATTATGGATTACGAAGAAATGAACTATCAATCACTGTCTTCGCGGCAGCGTGAATGGAACTCATCATTGGCTTTTTCTGCTTTGATGAGAAAAGTATATGTGTGGATGTCTTTGGCATTGGTGATTACTGCACTGGCTGCCTATGGGGTGGCTACGAACCCGGTCATGACGGAGATACTTCTTTCTAACCCTGTCCTGATGTGGGGTATAGTGGGAGCTGAACTGTTGCTGGTTATTGGACTCGGAGCAGGAGTCAATAAAATGTCACTTACGGTTGCGACAACGTTGTTTATCGTTTATTCAATCTTGAATGGCGTGATGCTTTCTTCTATATTTTTTATTTATAGCTTAGGAAGTATTACTACTGTATTCTTAATCACGGCTTCAACTTTCGGAGTAATGTCTTTATATGGATATGTGACGCAAAAGGATTTGACTTCATGGGGAAGATTACTTATGATGGCATTAATAGGCCTTATTATTGCTACCATTGTGAATGTCTTTGTGGCAAGTCCTGGGTTGACTCTGATAGCAAGTTATGTCGGTGTTCTGGTGTTTGTGGGATTGACAGCGTACGATACGCAACG
Proteins encoded in this region:
- a CDS encoding Bax inhibitor-1/YccA family protein, encoding MDYEEMNYQSLSSRQREWNSSLAFSALMRKVYVWMSLALVITALAAYGVATNPVMTEILLSNPVLMWGIVGAELLLVIGLGAGVNKMSLTVATTLFIVYSILNGVMLSSIFFIYSLGSITTVFLITASTFGVMSLYGYVTQKDLTSWGRLLMMALIGLIIATIVNVFVASPGLTLIASYVGVLVFVGLTAYDTQRIKQMFLTAPDAGEHMQKYALLGALNLYLDFVNLFLYLLRIFGKRE